Proteins co-encoded in one Neosynechococcus sphagnicola sy1 genomic window:
- a CDS encoding universal stress protein: MPKIILVALDCGTELADLVLQSLDTLNLQPDTQIILCHVIPVVASEGELVADRPHDPDLEQQLQTYQTDLSCPSQLEMVAGDPAEEIVRLAHIYKAELIVIGSRGLTGLKRILQGSVSSQVVADAPCSVLVVKLSEPGVVFNG; encoded by the coding sequence GTGCCCAAAATTATTCTGGTGGCCCTTGATTGCGGCACAGAGTTAGCAGATCTCGTCCTCCAGTCCCTCGATACATTAAACCTCCAGCCAGACACCCAGATCATCCTCTGCCATGTGATCCCAGTCGTAGCATCAGAGGGAGAACTGGTTGCTGATCGACCTCACGATCCAGATTTAGAGCAGCAATTGCAAACTTACCAGACAGATCTGTCCTGCCCCAGCCAGTTAGAAATGGTCGCGGGTGATCCGGCAGAAGAAATTGTTCGTTTGGCGCATATCTACAAGGCAGAGTTGATTGTCATTGGCAGTCGGGGACTCACGGGATTGAAGCGGATTTTGCAGGGGTCTGTCAGTAGTCAAGTGGTGGCTGATGCCCCCTGCTCCGTGTTGGTGGTGAAATTAAGTGAGCCTGGGGTGGTGTTTAACGGGTGA